The Siniperca chuatsi isolate FFG_IHB_CAS linkage group LG2, ASM2008510v1, whole genome shotgun sequence genome window below encodes:
- the arfrp1 gene encoding ADP-ribosylation factor-related protein 1 isoform X3 has protein sequence MNLSKITTTVGLNIGTIDVGKARLMFWDLGGQEELQSLWDKYYAESHGVIYVIDSTDEERLSESKEAFEKMISSEVLEGVPLLVLANKQDVPNCLSVPDIKTAFSDSAPKIGKRDCLVQPCTALTGDGVNEGIEWMVKCVVRNIHRPPRQKDIT, from the exons ATGAATTTATCGAAGATCACAACCACAGTCGGTCTGAACA TTGGTACAATTGATGTGGGCAAGGCTCGTCTAATGTTCTGGGATCTGGGAGGTCAGGAGGAGCTCCAGTCTCTGTGGGACAAA TACTATGCTGAGTCCCATGGAGTCATCTATGTGATAGATTCAACTGATGAAGAGCGCCTGTCAGAATCAAAGGAGGCCTTTG agaaaatgatcagcagTGAGGTGTTAGAAGGTGTCCCCCTCCTTGTGTTGGCCAACAAGCAGGATGTACCG AACTGTTTGTCTGTGCCGGACATTAAAACAGCCTTCAGCGACTCTGCCCCGAAGATTGGCAAGAGAGATTGTTTAGTCCAACCTTGTACTGCCCTCACAGG GGATGGAGTGAATGAAGGCATTGAGTGGATGGTGAAGTGTGTGGTCAGAAACATTCACAGGCCACCCAGACAGAAGGACATCACGTAA